Proteins from one Acomys russatus chromosome 12, mAcoRus1.1, whole genome shotgun sequence genomic window:
- the LOC127196519 gene encoding dnaJ homolog subfamily B member 3: MVDYYEVLGVPRQASAEAIRKAYRKLALKWHPDKNPEHKEEAERRFKQVAQAYEVLSDARRRDVYDRCGEAGEVGGGGAAGSPFQDAFQYVFSFRDPAEVFREFFGGRDPFSFSFFGDPLENFFEDRRSSRGNRSRGAVPFSASFTDFPGFGGSFASLDTGFTSFGSPGNSGLSSFSMSCGGGAAGNYKSVSTSTEIINGKKITTKRIVENGQERVEVEEDGELKSLIINGKEQLLRIDTQ, from the coding sequence ATGGTGGACTACTACGAGGTGCTGGGCGTGCCACGGCAGGCCTCGGCTGAGGCCATCCGCAAGGCGTACCGCAAGCTGGCGCTCAAGTGGCACCCGGACAAGAACCCCGAGCACAAGGAGGAGGCCGAGAGGCGCTTCAAGCAGGTGGCGCAAGCCTACGAGGTCCTATCGGACGCCCGCAGGCGCGATGTGTACGACCGCTGCGGCGAAGCAGGCGAGgtgggcggcggcggcgcggcggGCAGCCCGTTCCAGGACGCCTTCCAGTACGTCTTCTCCTTCCGAGACCCCGCCGAGGTCTTCAGGGAGTTCTTCGGGGGGCGCGACCCCTTCTCCTTCAGCTTCTTCGGAGACCCGCTTGAGAACTTCTTTGAGGATCGGCGGAGCTCCCGGGGAAACAGAAGCCGAGGGGCAgtccccttctctgcctccttcacaGACTTCCCAGGGTTTGGGGGTAGCTTCGCTTCCTTAGATACGGGATTCACATCCTTCGGTTCTCCCGGAAACTCgggcctttcttctttctccatgtcctgtggcGGTGGGGCGGCAGGCAACTACAAGTCGGTGTCAACCTCCACCGAAATAATCAATGGCAAAAAGATCACCACCAAGAGAATCGTCGAGAATGGCCAAGAAAGGGTGGAAGTGGAAGAAGATGGAGAGTTAAAGTCCCTGATAATTAATGGCAAAGAACAGTTGCTTCGCATCGATACTCAGTAA